One Amblyomma americanum isolate KBUSLIRL-KWMA chromosome 8, ASM5285725v1, whole genome shotgun sequence DNA window includes the following coding sequences:
- the LOC144101152 gene encoding uncharacterized protein LOC144101152, with amino-acid sequence MPPSVEHVDKWDAVFDLILFRQLKEDVDDTLVQKLVSFLDASVQNNADFGTQLWKACSILPKLEKAVAVPRTSESLCFALHLIAAFGKLEPLFVSLRDDSRVLKALNRLINNANASERAAYLGAVISFLRHRSGRSWCVKNGVSSKLLQCLQDASVFVQGKAEAFFVAFLESDLNESDGSQVTAFLNRTLTEEMPPRQRKKCLHIVRSLLGKDLELSSRLCSDFDLHRRLLDSCVTWLSSSTDVATAAADVLAKLLASVDDESLFHEALASLSGSKLVCIKFAASFIQESAPSHPSKELEEKIAEIITGPIPIVASEPESGDKSKERALQSAAICELKRAVPRFLHSASHEMVADKVAQFLLYSPAAKVTRILSVALECFASIIRKMDLAQTDPVKLKNYLDTLAPFLRDANVSAHALKQALTISVTLSCAAFSTASENFDWRACGALCFFGESLQRHLVSTEPQFVEAALDAFSGIKDDVEGLKFGKGSPGLACLVDWLQHYGLARFVWDNLRNNDGGVRASAISAVGKLFVQDWLWEHFSSRLSLTEEEVIRDVTSMAVEDVDVFARRSAASTLCVWLDQDYLGLRSKQPNALRDSASKMLSQDLDAEVQLAGLSLWKAILIESLNTMSIHTDASVRDVLREADRAGFGTSVKKAMAADADEQVRVAASAFLHHLSVKLHNQFSFSAVPSETGCGDSKVCAMSHEGNPAQHTEAAASMDCSDATVDTDREAAMEEVLDLAVSECLQRKLKLPEDVQKATVPITMGNSTTSTADILATLSSLSASKDCDMEHGSCDFQTCASLIEDLLAAAASEHCDRDCY; translated from the exons ATGCCACCCTCTGTTGAGCACGTTGATAAATGGGACGCTGTCTTCGACCTGATATTGTTCCGGCAGCTCAAAGAAGACGTGGATGATACGCTAGTTCAGAAACTCGTCAGCTTTCTCGATGCAAGCGTGCAGAACAATGCAG ATTTCGGCACGCAACTGTGGAAGGCCTGTAGCATCCTGCCCAAGCTGGAGAAAGCAGTGGCAGTGCCAAGAACGTCCGAGTCTCTCTGCTTTGCCCTTCACCTCATTGCAGCCTTTGGAAAGCTCGAACCGCTGTTTGTATCTTTACGCGACGACTCGCGTGTGCTGAAGGCCCTGAACAGGCTCATCAACAATGCGAATGCCAGCGAACGAGCTGCCTATCTGGGTGCTGTGATCTCGTTCCTCCGTCACCGTTCTGGGCGTAGCTGGTGTGTGAAAAAtg GAGTTTCCTCAAAGTTACTTCAGTGTCTCCAGGATGCCAGCGTCTTCGTGCAGGGAAAAGCAGAGGCATTTTTTGTTGCCTTTCTTGAGTCGGACCTTAATGAAAGTGATGGCAGCCAAGTCACAGCCTTCCTAAACAGGACTTTGACCGAGGAGATGCCACCGAGACAGCGAAAAAA GTGCTTGCACATTGTTCGGTCCCTGCTTGGGAAAGATTTGGAGCTTAGCAGCAGACTTTGCTCAGACTTTGACCTTCATCGACGCCTTCTCGACTCCTGTGTTACCTGGCTGTCATCATCAACGGATGTGGCAACGGCAGCTGCGGATGTCCTTGCCAAGCTTTTGGCTTCAGTAGA TGACGAGAGCCTTTTCCATGAGGCACTGGCTTCACTCAGTGGGAGCAAGTTGGTGTGCATCAAGTTTGCGGCAAGCTTTATTCAGGAAAG TGCTCCTTCACACCCCAGCAAGGAACTCGAGGAGAAGATTGCAGAGATCATAACAGGCCCCATACCCATAGTTGCCAGTGAACCTGAGTCTGGAGACAAGTCGAAAGAAAGGGCATTGCAGTCTGCAGCGATCTGTGAGCTGAAGAGAGCAGTACCTCGCTTCTTGCACTCG GCGAGCCATGAAATGGTGGCCGACAAGGTGGCGCAGTTTCTGCTGTATTCTCCTGCAGCCAAGGTGACACGAATCCTTTCAGTTGCCCTCGAGTGCTTCGCGTCGATCATCAGAAAGATGG ATCTTGCGCAGACTGACCCGGTCAAACTGAAGAACTATCTGGATACTCTGGCTCCTTTTCTTCGAGATGCAAATGTTTCAGCTCAT GCACTGAAGCAAGCCCTCACAATATCTGTGACGCTGTCATGCGCCGCATTCTCAACTGCGAGCGAGAATTTCGACTGGCGGGCATGCGGCGCCCTCTGCTTCTTTGGCGAATCACTCCAGCGTCATCTGGTGTCAACAGAGCCGCAGTTTGTGGAAGCTGCGCTGGATGCTTTCAGTGGAATCAAAGATGACGTAG AGGGATTGAAATTTGGAAAAGGCTCCCCAGGATTGGCTTGTCTTGTGGATTGGCTCCAGCATTATGGATTGGCTCGGTTTGTGTGGGACAACCTGCGTAACAACGACGGTGGGGTACGAGCGTCTGCCATTTCTGCAGTCGGAAAGCTGTTTGTGCAAGACTGGCTGTGGGAGCACTTTTCTAGCCGTCTCTCACTTACTGAG GAAGAGGTAATCAGGGATGTAACATCAATGGCTGTGGAAGATGTGGATGTGTTTGCCCGAAGATCCGCAGCATCCACCCTTTGTGTCTGGCTTGACCAGGATTACCTTGGGCTGCGCTCGAAACAGCCAAATGCCCTGCGGGACAGTGCATCGAAAATGCTGAGCCAGGACTTGGATGCCGAAGTTCAGCTGGCCGGACTCTCCTTGTGGAAGGCGATCCTTATAGAAAGTCTCAACACAATGAGCATTCATACCGACGCTTCTGTGAGGGACGTGCTTAGAGAGGCTGATCGTGCGGGCTTTGGTACATCTGTGAAGAAAGCAATGGCTGCGGATGCGGACGAGCAAGTTCGTGTGGCTGCAAGCGCATTTCTACATCACCTTTCTGTGAAGCTGCACAATCAGTTTTCGTTTTCCGCTGTCCCTTCAGAAACAGGATGTGGCGACAGCAAAGTTTGTGCCATGAGTCATGAAG GAAATCCGGCCCAGCACACCGAAGCTGCAGCCAGCATGGATTGCAGCGATGCTACTGTGGACACGGATCGTGAGGCGGCCATGGAGGAAGTGCTCGACTTGGCCGTTTCAGAATGCCTTCAACGGAAGTTGAAGCTTCCCGAAGACGTTCAAAAGGCAACAGTGCCCATAACTATGGGGAACTCCACTACAAGCACTGCAGACATCCTGGCAACTCTCTCATCGCTAAGCGCATCGAAGGACTGTGACATGGAGCACGGCTCATGTGATTTTCAAACGTGTGCTTCTCTGATCGAGGATCTTTTGGCTGCTGCAGCCTCCGAACATTGCGACAGGGACTGTTACTGA